One stretch of Hoeflea sp. 108 DNA includes these proteins:
- a CDS encoding beta-ketoacyl-ACP synthase III yields the protein MSRTARIAGFGHHVPARKVDNAEIEASLGLDAGWIETRTGIRSRFWAEPGDTLSGLAAKAGEMALKQTGIARGDIGLLLLATSTPDHLLPPSAPLVAHGLGLANAGGVDLAGACAGFIYALTFADGFVRLHNKPAIVIAANMLSRRINPAERASAVLFADAAGAVVLAPSAEAGHGILGASVAADGSGYGLIQIPAGGSSRPFADELDIADTRMTIANGREVFVKAVEMMGRCSADALAAAGLAASDVSRFVPHQANARIFNAVGKSLGIADDRIVKTIADYGNSSAATIPLSLSLTHCIRPFLSGEKLLLAAAGAGLTGGALVLGL from the coding sequence ATGAGCCGCACCGCGCGCATCGCTGGCTTCGGCCACCACGTTCCGGCCCGCAAGGTCGACAACGCCGAGATCGAGGCGAGCCTTGGCCTCGACGCCGGCTGGATCGAAACCCGCACCGGCATCCGCTCACGCTTTTGGGCAGAACCCGGGGACACGCTGTCGGGACTGGCCGCCAAGGCCGGCGAAATGGCGCTGAAACAGACCGGAATCGCGCGCGGCGACATTGGCCTGCTGCTGCTTGCCACCTCGACGCCAGATCATCTGTTGCCGCCGAGCGCCCCGCTGGTAGCCCACGGGCTCGGGCTCGCCAATGCCGGCGGCGTCGACCTCGCCGGCGCCTGCGCCGGCTTCATCTATGCACTTACCTTTGCCGACGGCTTCGTGCGGCTGCACAACAAACCGGCCATAGTCATCGCCGCCAACATGTTGAGCCGCCGCATCAACCCGGCCGAGCGCGCAAGTGCCGTGCTGTTCGCCGATGCCGCCGGTGCTGTCGTCCTGGCGCCTTCTGCGGAAGCCGGGCATGGCATCCTCGGCGCCTCGGTCGCCGCCGACGGCAGCGGCTACGGCCTGATCCAGATCCCGGCCGGCGGCAGCAGCCGGCCTTTCGCCGACGAGCTCGACATTGCCGACACGCGCATGACCATTGCCAACGGCCGCGAGGTCTTCGTCAAGGCGGTGGAGATGATGGGCCGCTGCTCGGCGGACGCGCTCGCTGCTGCAGGCCTCGCCGCCAGCGATGTCAGCCGCTTCGTACCGCACCAGGCCAACGCGCGCATCTTCAACGCCGTCGGCAAATCGCTCGGCATCGCCGACGACAGGATCGTCAAGACCATCGCCGACTACGGCAATTCGTCTGCCGCGACGATCCCGCTGTCGCTTTCATTGACACATTGCATCCGACCATTCCTGTCAGGCGAAAAGCTGCTGCTCGCGGCCGCCGGCGCGGGGTTGACCGGCGGAGCGCTGGTCCTCGGCCTCTAA
- a CDS encoding ABC transporter substrate-binding protein yields MNKTKGLLLASLLAATAFSTSAKAEDAACPVKIGGVLSLTGSMGAVGKNIAKSAQLAIANINEGGGIKGCQVEFVLRDDQGQPNVGVDAAKFLVDVEGVKALTASIGSGVTIPILTSVAAPSQIPQIACCASAPTLTTLAQEGKTGGFFFRTQPTVKNLAYPPAKIAAERGFKRIAVIYVNNDYGASLVKDFSKATEKLGGEVVKAVAFNENQASYRAEVSAALAEKPDAMFLVAFPQDGATIAREWISLGGTQDLILNNALRSPDFVKAVGAKYLTKAFGTDNASVAGPEIEAFKQAFNAAYGISSDGPGIYSEYDAVMILGLAMNIAPDLSGSSIRDAVRKTQAADGEVIGTGPAEFKKALELIKAGKPIKFVGSLGTIEFDAYGDISGPALSWHIQGEELIIDKTYSNEDMKKLFAEIES; encoded by the coding sequence ATGAACAAGACAAAGGGCCTCCTGCTGGCCAGCCTGCTCGCGGCAACCGCATTCTCCACCTCGGCCAAGGCCGAAGATGCAGCCTGCCCGGTCAAGATCGGCGGCGTGCTGTCGCTGACCGGCTCGATGGGCGCGGTGGGCAAGAACATCGCCAAAAGCGCGCAGCTCGCCATCGCCAACATCAACGAGGGCGGCGGCATCAAGGGTTGCCAGGTAGAGTTCGTGCTGCGCGACGACCAGGGCCAGCCCAATGTCGGCGTCGACGCGGCCAAGTTTCTGGTTGATGTCGAGGGCGTCAAGGCCTTGACCGCCAGCATCGGCAGCGGCGTCACCATCCCGATCCTGACTTCGGTTGCAGCTCCTTCGCAAATCCCCCAGATCGCCTGCTGCGCTTCGGCGCCGACGCTGACCACGCTCGCCCAGGAAGGCAAGACCGGCGGGTTCTTCTTCCGCACCCAGCCGACGGTCAAGAACCTTGCTTATCCGCCGGCCAAGATCGCCGCCGAGCGCGGCTTCAAGCGCATCGCGGTCATCTACGTCAACAACGACTACGGCGCGAGCCTGGTGAAGGATTTCTCCAAGGCGACAGAAAAACTCGGGGGCGAAGTGGTGAAGGCGGTCGCCTTCAACGAGAACCAGGCTTCCTATCGCGCCGAGGTTTCGGCAGCTCTCGCCGAAAAGCCGGATGCGATGTTCCTCGTCGCCTTCCCGCAGGACGGCGCCACGATCGCCCGCGAATGGATCTCGCTTGGCGGCACCCAGGACCTGATTCTCAACAACGCGCTGCGCAGCCCCGACTTCGTGAAGGCGGTTGGCGCCAAATATCTGACCAAGGCCTTCGGCACCGACAATGCATCAGTGGCCGGCCCCGAGATCGAGGCCTTCAAGCAGGCGTTCAACGCCGCATACGGGATCAGCTCCGACGGCCCCGGCATTTATAGCGAATACGACGCCGTCATGATCCTCGGCCTTGCCATGAACATCGCACCGGACCTGTCCGGTTCGTCTATCCGCGATGCGGTCCGCAAAACGCAGGCCGCGGATGGCGAAGTGATCGGCACGGGTCCGGCCGAGTTCAAGAAAGCGCTGGAGTTGATCAAGGCAGGCAAGCCGATCAAGTTCGTCGGCTCGCTCGGCACGATCGAGTTCGATGCCTATGGCGACATCAGCGGCCCAGCCCTGTCCTGGCACATCCAGGGCGAGGAACTGATCATCGACAAGACCTACTCGAACGAGGATATGAAGAAGCTCTTCGCCGAAATCGAGAGCTAA